The Fusarium musae strain F31 chromosome 10, whole genome shotgun sequence genome window below encodes:
- a CDS encoding hypothetical protein (EggNog:ENOG41), whose product MLPSFLLSSLLCLSTVSALPNPIVAERAACDCSGTRDGGSSSKDYICRDARLGPTKLPKKLPLSATVESYNRFGGLTPIQFLQTWTDEKGNYKYPPQNGFQLDANGNAINGSMVLQVGTLVDRFGSEYGSYVSAASAPYSQRALPPSNLATNPDTPDFPYNYHVYRVIKPLTVVGGPIAPWFGQPGLGAQFFTGETGNVKFLIEQNYLQKEDPSALVYKSDGCA is encoded by the exons ATGCTtccctcttttctcctctcaTCGCTGCTGTGCCTCTCCACAGTCTCAGCCCTGCCCAACCCAATTGTCGCTGAGAGAGCAGCCTGCGATTGTTCCGGCACTCGCGACGGTGGATCCAGCTCCAAAGATTACATCTGCCGCGATGCTCGGCTCGGCCCTACCAAGCTTCCAAAGAAGCTCCCGCTGAGCGCAACCGTCGAGAGCTACAACCGCTTCGGCGGGCTTACACCAATCCAATTCCTCCAGACATGGACAGACGAGAAGGGCAACTACAAGTACCCTCCGCAGAATGGCTTCCAGCTTGACGCGAATGGCAATGCCATCAACGGCAGCATGGTTCTCCAGGTGGGAACTCTCGTAGATCGATTTGGAAGCGAATATG GATCATACGTCTCTGCTGCCTCTGCTCCCTACTCGCAACGAGCTCTCCCTCCTTCGAACTTGGCCACGAACCCCGATACCCCAGACTTCCCGTACAACTACCACGTCTACAGGGTCATCAAGCCTCTTACAGTGGTCGGAGGACCTATCGCGCCTTGGTTTGGCCAGCCCGGTCTCGGAGCGCAGTTCTTCACTGGCGAAACTGGCAATGTCAAGTTTCTGATTGAGCAGAACTATTTGCAGAAGGAGGATCCGTCAGCTCTTGTTTACAAGTCTGATGGTTGCGCATAA
- a CDS encoding hypothetical protein (EggNog:ENOG41~MEROPS:MER0003908): MLFSTIYAGLLLPIVVAKVSYDGWKAFSITARPSDKDIPSLLRGIDHVSLSCGQNHRVFEVAIPPAKLDAFKRLGLKTAVVSDNLGAEIAQEGSFGLYKATTKLPGDKAKLPDKSYFKSYHSFEQHLQFLSDLQASFPENSEVFTAGRTVQNREIQGIHLWGKGDKGRNPAIVWHANSHAREWISGMTVEYMAWKLVQGYQNKDRLVRDTLNNYDIYIIPIANPDGFVYTITDDRLWRKNRQKRAGKKCIGTDLNRNWPHEWDIPGGSSTDNCNETYRGMKAGDTPENKALVKHTKSVAQKNGIKSYIDFHSFSQLILLPYGYTCDANITDINEQMDLAGGVADAIKQVNDLDFYCGPTCQTIYQTSGGSSDWVYDVAGAELAWGMELRPQRLRGNGFVLPPKQIVESGEEIWAGMRYLFENF, encoded by the exons ATGCTGTTCAGTACTATATACGCAGGGCTTCTGCTGCCTATTGTTGTGGCCAAGGTGTCATATGATGGCTGGAAAGCCTTCTCCATCACCGCCCGCCCGTCCGACAAGGATATTCCCAGCCTTCTCAGAGGCATCGATCACGTCTCGCTGAGCTGCGGACAAAATCACCGCGTTTTTGAGGTCGCCATTCCTCCTGCTAAACTTGATGCCTTTAAACGTCTTGGCCTGAAAACCGCCGTTGTCAGCGACAACTTGGGCGCTGAGATCGCCCAGGAAGGGAGCTTTGGGCTCTACAAGG CTACCACCAAACTTCCTGGCGATAAGGCGAAGCTACCTGATAAATCTTACTTCAAGTCCTACCATAGCTTCGAGCAGCACCTGCAGTTTCTCTCCGATTTGCAAGCCTCGTTCCCCGAGAACTCAGAGGTCTTCACAGCCGGTAGGACCGTACAGAACAGAGAGATCCAAGGCATTCACCTCTGGGGCAAAGGCGATAAGGGAAGAAACCCTGCCATTGTTTGGCATGCGAACTCTCACGCGCGCGAGTGGATCAGCGGAATG ACCGTCGAGTACATGGCGTGGAAGCTTGTCCAAGGTTACCAGAATAAGGATCGCCTTGTTCGAGATACACTCAACAACTACGACATCTACATCATTCCGATCGCGAATCCTGACG GCTTCGTTTATACCATAACCGACGACCGGTTGTGGCGAAAGAACCGTCAGAAGCGAGCTGGTAAGAAATGCATTGGCACCGATCTCAACCGAAACTGGCCTCATGAGTGGGATATCCCCGGCGGTTCCTCCACTGATAATTGCAACGAGACATATCGCGGCATGAAGGCTGGCGATACTCCCGAAAACAAGGCTCTGGTCAAGCATACCAAGTCAGTTGCGCAGAAGAACGGCATCAAGTCTTACATCGACTTTCACTCTTTCAGCCAGTTGATTCTCCTGCCGTACGGCTACACTTGCGACGCCAACATCACCGATATCAACGAACAGATGGATCTTGCTGGCGGCGTTGCAGATGCTATCAAGCAGGTCAACGACTTGGATTTTTACTGCGGTCCAACTTGTCAGACCATCTATCAGACTTCAGGTGGAAGCAGTGACTGGGTTTATGATGTTGCTGGGGCAGAGCTTGCTTGGGGAATGGAACTTCGGCCCCAGAGGCTGAGGGGCAATGGGTTTGTTCTTCCACCGAAGCAGATTGTTGAGTCTGGTGAGGAGATCTGGGCTGGAATGAGGTATCTCTTTGAGAATTTCTGA
- a CDS encoding hypothetical protein (EggNog:ENOG41~MEROPS:MER0031611): MNASPELFAQLTNRLRICYQTFGDPSDPAVILVPGNADSMIVWAEGLVEKLQSSEDGKKYFVIRFDPRDTGLSTEFPVPGGYSIGDMAGDIGGLADHLNLSDPSKGFHIVGLSKGGPVAYTVAARRPQQVRSLSLLYTSPGVSSELPTKGGLDLGFQPMLAGFGDQRETAIKNGMTVYDALTTQPDAEERKEVEKAVRRLVERDIKGGTLYSKAPNHGAASYEKDGWPGVDTLRMIKCPTTVVQAGKDQIFGEIHGEALAKAIPGDVEYVLWEDVGHEMPRRIWDSMAKVLQRNWERGQSAGYIGRDAE; encoded by the coding sequence ATGAACGCCTCACCAGAACTCTTTGCCCAACTCACCAACAGATTGCGTATCTGTTATCAAACCTTTGGCGACCCGTCAGATCCTGCGGTCATACTTGTGCCAGGCAATGCGGATTCAATGATAGTATGGGCAGAAGGTCTCGTCGAAAAGCTTCAGTCTTCCGAAGATGGCAAGAAATACTTCGTGATCCGCTTCGATCCAAGAGACACGGGCCTGTCAACCGAGTTTCCCGTACCGGGCGGATACTCAATTGGAGACATGGCAGGCGACATTGGGGGACTTGCAGACCACTTGAACCTCAGCGATCCCTCAAAGGGCTTCCATATTGTCGGTCTGAGTAAAGGAGGGCCAGTCGCCTACACAGTTGCTGCGCGTAGGCCCCAGCAAGTCAGAAGCCTGTCGCTTCTGTATACATCTCCCGGCGTGAGTTCTGAGCTCCCGACCAAAGGAGGACTTGATCTCGGGTTCCAGCCAATGCTTGCTGGCTTCGGAGATCAGAGGGAAACGGCCATCAAAAACGGAATGACCGTTTATGACGCACTCACAACGCAGCCTGATGcagaagagagaaaggaGGTGGAGAAGGCGGTGAGACGTTTGGTGGAACGGGATATCAAAGGTGGCACATTGTACAGCAAAGCTCCGAATCACGGCGCTGCGTCGTACGAAAAAGATGGCTGGCCAGGGGTTGATACGCTCAGGATGATCAAATGTCCGACAACGGTTGTGCAAGCAGGCAAGGATCAGATCTTTGGGGAGATTCACGGAGAGGCTTTGGCGAAAGCGATACCTGGTGATGTCGAGTATGTGCTCTGGGAGGATGTTGGGCACGAGATGCCGCGACGCATCTGGGACAGCATGGCCAAGGTGCTGCAGAGGAATTGGGAGAGGGGTCAAAGCGCGGGCTATATTGGCCGTGATGCGGAATAA
- a CDS encoding hypothetical protein (EggNog:ENOG41), protein MTTKAIVFVEKGKATIQEVPKPKLRDDYILVKVNAVGLNPTDWKHIDFGLTKAGSRIGCDYAGIVEEVGPKVTKPFKKGDRISGVVHGADATQLENGGFAEYIVAKGDVQIKTPDNVTDEEAATLGISIATVGQGLYKTLGLPLPTEGKKSDEFILIYGGSTATGIYGIQFAKLSGLRVIATASPHNFDYLKSLGAEAVFDYKSPNVAEEIRKYTNNTLKLAWDCTAQGVAISAGAISTEGGKYATLLPVEKQQLLDVNPKIDGPYVTLMYSIFGERFFKGQETPAQPEEFEFGKKFWEISRQLLEEGKLKAPQTFVNRGGSGFEGILKGLDELRANKVSGGKLVYTL, encoded by the exons ATGACCACTAAAGCTATCGTATTCGTCGAGAAGGGCAAAGCCACTATCCAGGAGGTGCCGAAGCCCAAGCTCCGAGACGATTATATTCTCGTCAAGGTCAATGCCGTTGGCTTGAACCCTACCGACTGGAAGCATATCGACTTTGGCCTAACTAAAGCTGGTTCCAGGATCGGATGTGACTACGCTGGCATCGTCGAGGAAGTTGGCCCCAAGGTCACCAAGCCTTTCAAGAAGGGCGACCGGATCAGCGGTGTAGTCCATGGAGC TGATGCAACCCAGCTCGAGAACGGAGGCTTTGCCGAGTACATCGTGGCAAAGGGAGACGTTCAAATCAAGACGCCCGATAATGTTACTGACGAGGAGGCTGCTACTCTCGGCATCTCTATTGCCACAGTA GGCCAGGGCCTTTACAAGACTCTAGGACTGCCTCTACCCACCGAGGGTAAGAAGAGCGATGAGTTTATTCTCATTTACGGCGGTAGCACTGCAACTGGTATCTACGGTATTCAGTTCGCCAAACTTTCGGGGCTGAGGGTCATCGCGACAGCTTCTCCTCACAACTTCGACTATCTCAAGTCCCTCGGAGCTGAGGCAGTCTTTGATTACAAGTCGCCCAATGTCGCTGAGGAAATTCGCAAGTACACCAACAATACCCTCAAGCTCGCCTGGGACTGCACCGCCCAAGGTGTCGCCATCAGCGCTGGAGCTATCAGCACCGAAGGTGGCAAGTACGCTACTCTTCTGCCAGTCGAGAAGCAACAGTTGCTCGATGTGAACCCCAAGATTGATGGACCTTATGTCACGCTTATGTATTCCATCTTTGGCGAGCGATTCTTCAAGGGGCAGGAGACTCCTGCTCAGCCTGAGGAGTTTGAGTTTGGGAAGAAGTTCTGGGAGATTAGCCGACAGCTGCTTGAGGAGGGTAAGCTGAAGGCTCCTCAAACGTTTGTCAACCGTGGCGGTAGTGGTTTTGAGGGTATTTTGAAGGGTCTGGATGAATTGAGAGCGAACAAGGTTTCTGGAGGAAAGCTGGTGTATACTCTGTGA